From the Rhodopirellula bahusiensis genome, one window contains:
- a CDS encoding PSD1 and planctomycete cytochrome C domain-containing protein, with translation MTKPSPTALFAVVCVSILCVRTSHAEEVSFNRDIRPILSDRCYFCHGFDENHRAADLRLDLREEAEYVWDVDSPDDSELLLRITSDDPDMVMPPPDAHKEPISKAEADLIRRWIEEGAKYEPHWSFVNPTRPTTAAKNTSDAIDDFVGRRHKEQNLQFADETEPAKWLRRVSLDLTGVPPTAQEMRSFEFDAAEQGEVAYEKAVDRLLASPLYGERMTLEWLDVARYADTNGFQSDAYRMNWPWRDWVIDAFNANMPFDQFTIEQLAGDQLPNPTQEQLIATAFNRNHMIQAEGGSIAEENRAKNNFDRVETTSTAWMGLTVGCCQCHDHKFDPLKQSDYFSLMSFFNQISETGMTSKKMSVKHPDRPFSVNYWVDKPFIEVGDDATKQSFKDAQEEVKAAKQDLESHYDEYVAGARQWVQEIRDDPEEGAKRIKPGEYVARFVLSADLDNPKDNGFKRLIDTYLSRNEPWKSMKDRIAKAEAKANLLQEQMPLVMVMRDDQPRETFVMLRGNYQTLGEKVTPKTPDFLPPLSPNEADDRLNRLDLAKWLVSDEHPLTARVTVNRYWQLMFGRGLVATPDDFGLQGALPTHPDLLDWLAVDFRENGWDVKALLKGMVLSRTYRQSAITDEDRIEQDPENKWLARGSRQRLDSRLLRDQALMLSGLLQHEMGGPPVAPYQPGGIWESMSLNKNHYMRDDGKDLYRRSLYTVWRRVVAPANFFDVASRQSCSVTLNRTSTPLHALTTLNDITYVEAARVWAESFANLKDDRTRLADIFFAATGRHASEDELDSLHRSLEKARVHFRSHRDEAAEVLTTGEAPRNEQLDPAEHAAWTTVCLLVLNLDETLCK, from the coding sequence ATGACCAAGCCATCCCCCACCGCACTTTTCGCGGTCGTTTGCGTGTCGATCCTATGCGTTCGCACCTCTCACGCCGAGGAAGTCTCCTTCAACCGAGACATCCGGCCGATTCTTTCGGACCGGTGCTACTTCTGTCATGGTTTTGATGAAAACCATCGCGCCGCCGACTTGCGTTTGGATCTTCGCGAAGAAGCCGAATACGTTTGGGACGTCGACTCACCGGACGACTCGGAACTGCTGCTCAGGATCACCAGCGACGATCCCGACATGGTGATGCCTCCGCCGGACGCACACAAAGAACCGATCAGCAAAGCCGAAGCCGACTTGATCCGCCGCTGGATTGAAGAAGGTGCGAAGTACGAACCGCACTGGTCCTTCGTCAATCCAACACGGCCGACGACCGCGGCAAAGAACACATCCGATGCGATTGATGACTTTGTTGGTCGACGACACAAAGAGCAGAACCTGCAATTCGCCGACGAAACCGAACCCGCGAAATGGCTTCGACGAGTCTCGTTGGACTTGACCGGCGTTCCTCCGACAGCGCAGGAAATGCGGTCCTTTGAATTCGACGCGGCAGAGCAGGGCGAAGTGGCCTATGAAAAGGCCGTCGATCGTTTGCTGGCGTCACCCCTGTATGGCGAACGAATGACGCTTGAGTGGCTCGACGTCGCTCGATATGCCGACACCAACGGATTCCAAAGCGATGCCTATCGCATGAATTGGCCTTGGCGTGATTGGGTGATCGATGCATTCAACGCCAACATGCCTTTCGATCAGTTCACCATCGAGCAACTGGCAGGCGATCAACTACCGAACCCCACGCAGGAACAATTGATCGCCACGGCCTTCAACCGCAACCACATGATCCAAGCCGAAGGCGGATCCATCGCGGAAGAAAACCGAGCCAAGAACAACTTTGACCGAGTCGAAACAACCAGCACGGCTTGGATGGGACTGACCGTCGGCTGCTGCCAATGCCACGACCACAAATTCGATCCGCTGAAACAGAGCGACTACTTCTCGCTGATGTCGTTCTTCAACCAGATCAGCGAAACGGGAATGACCAGCAAGAAGATGTCGGTCAAACATCCCGATCGCCCGTTCTCGGTGAACTACTGGGTCGACAAACCTTTCATCGAAGTCGGAGACGACGCCACCAAGCAAAGTTTCAAAGATGCCCAAGAGGAAGTGAAGGCAGCCAAGCAAGACCTCGAATCGCACTACGACGAATACGTTGCCGGGGCACGCCAGTGGGTCCAAGAAATCCGTGATGATCCTGAGGAAGGTGCCAAGCGAATCAAACCCGGCGAGTACGTCGCTCGATTTGTTCTCAGTGCAGACTTGGACAACCCCAAGGACAACGGATTCAAACGACTGATCGACACCTACCTCAGTCGAAACGAACCGTGGAAGTCGATGAAAGATCGAATCGCCAAGGCGGAAGCCAAAGCGAACCTACTTCAGGAACAAATGCCATTGGTGATGGTGATGCGAGACGATCAACCTCGCGAAACGTTTGTGATGTTGCGGGGCAACTACCAAACGCTCGGCGAAAAAGTCACTCCCAAGACGCCTGACTTCCTGCCACCACTTTCACCGAACGAAGCGGACGATCGCCTGAATCGTCTGGACTTGGCAAAATGGTTGGTCTCGGACGAGCATCCGCTGACGGCTCGTGTCACCGTTAATCGCTATTGGCAATTGATGTTCGGTCGCGGGTTGGTGGCCACCCCTGACGACTTTGGTTTGCAGGGGGCTCTGCCAACGCATCCTGATTTGCTGGACTGGTTGGCCGTGGATTTTCGCGAAAACGGATGGGACGTCAAAGCGTTGCTCAAAGGCATGGTGCTTTCGCGGACCTATCGCCAATCAGCCATCACCGACGAAGACCGGATCGAACAAGACCCTGAAAACAAATGGTTGGCCCGTGGGTCACGGCAACGGTTGGATTCGCGCTTGTTGCGAGACCAAGCCTTGATGCTGTCCGGGTTGCTTCAGCACGAGATGGGTGGACCTCCCGTTGCCCCTTATCAACCCGGCGGCATCTGGGAATCGATGAGTCTGAACAAGAATCACTACATGCGTGACGATGGAAAAGACCTCTACCGGAGGAGCCTCTACACGGTTTGGCGGCGCGTGGTTGCCCCCGCGAATTTCTTCGATGTGGCGAGTCGCCAATCTTGTTCCGTCACCCTGAATCGAACGAGCACACCGCTGCACGCCCTGACAACGCTCAATGACATCACGTACGTGGAAGCCGCCCGAGTCTGGGCAGAATCCTTCGCGAATTTGAAGGACGATCGCACTCGACTGGCAGACATATTTTTCGCCGCGACCGGGCGACACGCCAGCGAAGACGAGTTGGATTCATTGCACCGTTCACTTGAAAAAGCCCGCGTCCATTTCCGGTCGCATCGGGACGAAGCTGCGGAAGTTCTGACAACCGGGGAAGCCCCCCGAAACGAACAACTCGATCCAGCAGAACATGCGGCTTGGACCACCGTGTGTTTGTTGGTGTTGAACCTCGACGAAACGCTTTGCAAGTAG
- a CDS encoding DUF1501 domain-containing protein — protein MNPLSLNRRTFLGGLSLSVGMPALQTLMAAESPPLPHFPAKAKRVIYLMQSGGPSHVDLFDDKETLRKMQGEEMPASILQGLRQTTMTAGQKSKPCLASAWDGHRRGESGMWVSDLLPHTAEIVDDLCFVRSLHGEQINHAPAMTHMLTGHNLPGRPSIGAWLTYGLGSMVDDLPSFVVMTSQDRQGSCGQLFFDYYWGAGFLPGKHQGVPFRSSGDPVLYLSNPKGVSRHARREMLDGLSEMNQFAHQRYADPEIETRIAQYEMAFQMQSSVPELTDFSDEPASVLEMYGPDVHRKGSYAYNCLMARRLAERGTRYIQLMHAGWDQHGNLPNQLPIQCKDTDQPSAALVKDLKARGLLDDTLVIWGGEFGRTPFVQGDINNPNAHGRDHHPRAFTMWMAGGGVQPGKIHGSSDEFAFHVAEDPVHIRDLQATLLHLCGIDHERFTHRHQGLDFKLTGTEPARVVKEILAG, from the coding sequence ATGAATCCACTTTCACTCAATCGAAGAACTTTCCTGGGTGGTCTTTCGCTCTCGGTCGGAATGCCTGCCTTGCAGACGTTGATGGCGGCCGAGTCGCCACCGTTGCCACACTTTCCTGCGAAAGCCAAACGGGTCATCTACCTGATGCAATCCGGTGGACCGTCGCATGTCGATTTGTTCGACGACAAAGAAACGTTGCGAAAGATGCAGGGTGAAGAAATGCCCGCCAGCATCCTGCAGGGTCTCCGGCAAACAACGATGACCGCGGGACAAAAGTCAAAACCGTGCTTGGCTTCCGCTTGGGACGGACATCGGCGAGGCGAGTCAGGAATGTGGGTCAGCGACTTGCTTCCGCACACCGCCGAAATCGTCGACGACTTGTGCTTTGTCCGCAGTCTTCACGGCGAGCAAATCAATCACGCGCCCGCGATGACGCACATGTTGACCGGCCATAACTTGCCAGGTCGCCCGAGCATCGGAGCTTGGCTGACGTATGGGCTGGGATCGATGGTCGATGACTTGCCATCCTTTGTGGTGATGACCTCGCAAGACCGCCAGGGTTCGTGCGGCCAACTTTTCTTTGACTACTACTGGGGTGCAGGGTTCCTACCTGGCAAACACCAAGGCGTTCCGTTCCGAAGCTCGGGAGATCCGGTGCTGTACCTCAGCAATCCCAAAGGCGTTTCGCGGCACGCTCGACGTGAGATGCTGGACGGTTTGTCGGAGATGAACCAGTTCGCCCATCAGCGTTATGCCGATCCAGAAATTGAAACTCGGATCGCGCAGTACGAGATGGCATTTCAAATGCAATCCAGCGTTCCTGAGCTAACGGACTTTTCCGATGAACCAGCCAGTGTGCTGGAGATGTATGGACCGGATGTGCATCGCAAAGGCAGCTACGCTTACAACTGCTTGATGGCACGTCGACTGGCCGAACGCGGGACTCGCTACATCCAATTGATGCATGCCGGTTGGGACCAGCACGGCAACCTTCCCAATCAGTTGCCGATTCAGTGCAAGGACACTGATCAACCGAGTGCCGCGCTGGTCAAAGACCTGAAGGCCCGCGGGTTGCTCGACGACACGCTGGTGATCTGGGGTGGAGAATTTGGACGCACGCCGTTTGTGCAGGGCGACATCAACAACCCCAACGCTCATGGTCGAGACCATCATCCTCGAGCCTTCACGATGTGGATGGCGGGTGGTGGCGTTCAACCGGGAAAAATCCACGGCAGCAGCGACGAATTCGCGTTCCATGTCGCCGAAGACCCCGTCCACATTCGCGACTTGCAAGCAACACTCCTGCATCTTTGCGGAATCGACCACGAACGCTTCACGCATCGGCACCAGGGATTGGACTTCAAGTTGACCGGCACCGAACCCGCCCGCGTGGTGAAGGAAATCCTGGCTGGCTAG
- a CDS encoding hydroxypyruvate isomerase family protein: MTNMSDKQINTSLNRRGMLTRAAALAAGTTAVAATASHAQDATGSAKATGAVDAKQGRLNQSVCKWCFPKISLEDMAKEAASMGMVGIDLLDPKDFPTLKKHGLVCTMVQSHSLPNGLCDTKFHDECLEKMNAAIEATAAEGWKNVICFSGNARGIDRETGMKNCVDALKKITPVAEKAGVTLQMELLNSKVDHADYMCDNSTWGVELVKQVGSDNFKLLYDIYHMQIMEGDIIRTIQNNHQYFGHYHTAGNPGRHELDDNQELLYPPIAKAIADTGYEGYFAHEFMPVRDPIAGLRDAVAQCIV, encoded by the coding sequence ATGACCAACATGTCAGACAAACAAATCAACACCTCGTTGAACCGGCGAGGCATGCTCACCCGAGCCGCAGCTCTCGCAGCCGGAACCACCGCCGTCGCCGCCACCGCTTCGCACGCCCAAGACGCAACCGGTTCGGCCAAAGCCACCGGAGCCGTGGATGCCAAGCAAGGCCGTTTGAACCAATCGGTTTGCAAATGGTGCTTCCCAAAGATCTCGCTCGAAGACATGGCGAAGGAAGCCGCCTCGATGGGCATGGTCGGAATCGACCTGCTGGATCCGAAGGATTTCCCGACGCTGAAGAAACATGGTTTGGTCTGCACGATGGTGCAGTCACACTCGCTTCCCAACGGATTGTGTGACACCAAGTTCCATGACGAGTGCTTGGAAAAAATGAACGCGGCGATCGAAGCCACCGCGGCAGAAGGTTGGAAGAACGTGATCTGCTTCAGCGGCAACGCACGCGGGATCGATCGCGAAACCGGCATGAAGAATTGCGTCGATGCACTGAAGAAGATCACTCCGGTGGCTGAGAAAGCAGGCGTGACGTTGCAGATGGAATTGCTGAACAGCAAAGTCGATCACGCGGACTACATGTGCGACAACAGCACCTGGGGTGTCGAGCTGGTCAAACAAGTCGGCAGCGACAACTTCAAGTTGTTGTACGACATCTATCACATGCAAATCATGGAAGGTGACATCATCCGCACCATCCAAAACAATCATCAATACTTTGGTCACTACCACACCGCCGGCAACCCCGGCCGTCATGAACTCGACGACAACCAAGAGTTGCTGTACCCACCGATTGCAAAGGCGATTGCAGACACCGGGTACGAAGGCTACTTCGCTCACGAGTTCATGCCCGTGCGTGATCCAATCGCGGGCCTGCGCGATGCGGTCGCTCAGTGCATCGTGTGA
- a CDS encoding outer membrane protein assembly factor BamB family protein: MIRFARPAGSSCPPVSSFGLLRLIARPFALSAIAITSSLTTISPVISADSWPQFRGPRGDGIVADGTPPIEFGEEKNLTWKTELEGKAWSSPVIADGTIWLTSAVEVIPSEEERIELLKQTENTERQFKQLAIAKAIELKVFAVDFETGELQQTIELATIEQPDAIHSLNSYASPTPVIDGERLLCHFGTFGTFCIDRASGELVWQRTLPLKHAVGPGSSPIIHDGKVILIQDGMERQYVIALNAETGSTEWETDRPPMDAPTGDQKKAYCTPIVITDSNGREQLLCMGSQWMVSYDAKTGEEFWRLYHGKGFSVVPRPIFDGEAVYFATGFGKPQLWAAKVDGSGDVTDSHVLWTVKKSIPAKPSPVITGGLIYLVDDNGVASCIDSEDGSNVWSKRLGGKFSASPILADGRMFFCNHDGEVFVIKPGTECDIEVTNQLEGQIMASPAVIGDALVLRTDSALYRFDR; encoded by the coding sequence ATGATTCGCTTTGCCCGTCCCGCCGGTTCGTCTTGCCCGCCGGTTTCGTCGTTCGGGTTGCTCCGATTGATTGCCCGGCCGTTCGCCCTCTCCGCCATCGCGATCACGTCGTCGTTGACGACGATTTCGCCAGTCATCTCGGCTGACAGTTGGCCACAATTCCGAGGTCCGCGTGGGGATGGAATCGTCGCCGATGGAACTCCTCCAATCGAATTTGGCGAAGAGAAAAACCTGACTTGGAAAACCGAATTGGAGGGCAAAGCTTGGTCGTCCCCCGTCATCGCCGATGGAACGATTTGGTTGACTTCGGCGGTGGAGGTCATTCCGTCGGAAGAGGAACGCATTGAGCTGCTCAAGCAAACCGAAAACACCGAACGACAATTCAAGCAACTCGCCATTGCGAAAGCGATCGAGCTCAAAGTTTTCGCGGTCGACTTCGAAACTGGAGAACTGCAACAAACGATCGAACTGGCGACCATCGAACAGCCCGACGCGATTCACTCACTGAACAGCTACGCGTCACCAACCCCAGTGATCGATGGCGAACGTTTGCTCTGTCACTTTGGAACCTTCGGGACGTTCTGCATTGATCGAGCGAGCGGGGAGTTGGTCTGGCAGCGAACGCTGCCGTTGAAACACGCCGTGGGCCCCGGAAGCTCACCGATCATTCACGACGGAAAAGTCATCCTGATTCAGGATGGGATGGAGCGGCAATACGTGATCGCTCTGAACGCGGAGACAGGCTCGACGGAATGGGAAACCGATCGTCCGCCAATGGATGCTCCCACTGGCGATCAAAAGAAAGCCTACTGCACACCCATCGTGATCACAGACTCCAACGGTCGCGAGCAACTGCTCTGCATGGGGTCACAGTGGATGGTTTCTTACGACGCGAAAACGGGTGAAGAGTTTTGGCGTCTTTATCACGGCAAAGGATTCTCAGTCGTGCCTCGGCCCATTTTTGATGGCGAAGCGGTCTACTTCGCGACCGGCTTTGGCAAACCGCAATTATGGGCTGCGAAAGTGGATGGGTCCGGGGACGTGACGGATTCGCACGTGCTGTGGACCGTGAAGAAGAGCATTCCAGCCAAACCATCACCGGTGATCACCGGCGGCTTGATTTACTTAGTCGACGACAATGGTGTCGCGTCATGCATCGACAGTGAAGATGGCTCGAACGTCTGGTCCAAACGGCTGGGCGGAAAATTTTCCGCGTCCCCCATTTTGGCTGACGGCCGGATGTTCTTTTGCAACCACGACGGCGAAGTCTTTGTGATCAAACCCGGCACAGAGTGTGACATCGAAGTGACCAACCAGCTCGAAGGTCAGATCATGGCTTCGCCCGCTGTCATCGGCGACGCTTTGGTCCTGCGGACCGATTCAGCTCTCTACCGATTCGATCGGTAG
- a CDS encoding CTP synthase, whose translation MTKHIFVTGGVVSSLGKGLTSASIGMVLERRGLRVRMQKLDPYINVDPGTMSPYQHGEVYVLDDGSETDLDLGHYERFTSGKLNRDCNYTTGQIYLSVIEKERRGQFLGKTVQVIPHVTNEIKRVIKRMGGDDVDVVITEIGGTVGDIESLPFLEAIRQFSLDAGRENCLYMHLTLVPYLKAADELKTKPTQHSVGQLREIGIQPDVLVCRCEQSISRDDRDKIALFCNVEPEAVIEEKDKDFSIYEVPLSLVDNKLDELIVKKLGLTSAGSLDMTPWNDLLHRLRNPRHELSIAVVGKYAEHKDAYKSIYESLDHAGMHHDAQIRIGRIQSSDIEREGAERLLSGYHGILVPGGFGERGVEGKVQAIQFARERNVPFFGICLGMQTAVIEYGRNVIGLEKAHSTEFDKDTPHPVICLLDEQQNVIDLGGTMRLGSQPSKLIADSKATQAYGREEIEERHRHRYEFNNEYRKAFEDAGMRFTGLSPDGGLVEIVEIDSHPWFLAAQFHPEFKSKPLKSHPLFTDFIEAAINRRKHRVTEEIAAETEKPAAS comes from the coding sequence ATGACTAAACACATTTTTGTTACCGGCGGCGTTGTCAGTTCTCTCGGCAAAGGCCTGACCAGTGCATCCATAGGCATGGTTCTCGAACGTCGCGGACTGCGGGTTCGAATGCAGAAACTGGATCCGTATATCAACGTCGATCCGGGAACGATGAGCCCCTACCAGCACGGTGAGGTTTACGTTTTGGACGATGGTTCCGAAACCGATCTCGACCTTGGGCACTACGAACGATTCACTTCGGGCAAGCTGAATCGGGACTGCAACTACACCACAGGGCAAATCTATTTGTCGGTGATCGAAAAGGAGCGGCGTGGCCAGTTCCTCGGCAAAACCGTTCAGGTCATCCCACACGTCACCAACGAAATCAAACGCGTCATCAAACGCATGGGTGGCGACGATGTTGACGTCGTGATCACGGAGATCGGCGGCACGGTGGGCGACATCGAGAGCCTGCCGTTCCTCGAAGCGATTCGCCAGTTCTCGCTCGACGCCGGTCGCGAAAATTGCTTGTACATGCACCTGACATTGGTGCCGTACTTGAAAGCCGCTGACGAACTGAAAACCAAACCGACTCAGCACTCCGTCGGACAGTTGCGTGAGATCGGGATCCAGCCCGACGTTTTGGTCTGCCGCTGCGAGCAATCGATCAGCCGAGACGACCGGGACAAGATCGCTTTGTTCTGCAACGTTGAACCGGAAGCGGTCATCGAAGAAAAAGACAAAGACTTCTCGATCTACGAAGTCCCGTTGTCGTTGGTCGATAACAAGCTGGACGAATTGATCGTCAAAAAGCTCGGTCTGACATCCGCCGGCAGTTTGGACATGACCCCGTGGAACGACTTGCTGCATCGATTGCGCAATCCGCGGCACGAGTTGTCCATCGCTGTGGTCGGCAAATACGCAGAACACAAAGACGCGTACAAGTCGATTTATGAATCGCTTGATCACGCTGGCATGCATCACGACGCTCAGATCCGAATCGGACGCATTCAAAGCAGCGACATCGAACGGGAAGGTGCGGAACGACTGCTGAGTGGATACCACGGCATCCTCGTGCCCGGTGGTTTTGGCGAACGCGGCGTTGAAGGCAAGGTCCAGGCGATCCAGTTCGCTCGCGAACGCAACGTGCCTTTCTTTGGCATTTGCTTGGGCATGCAAACGGCGGTGATCGAATACGGTCGCAATGTGATCGGGCTCGAAAAAGCTCACTCGACCGAATTTGACAAAGACACTCCGCATCCGGTCATCTGTTTGTTGGACGAACAACAAAACGTGATCGACCTGGGCGGCACAATGCGACTGGGAAGCCAGCCATCGAAATTGATTGCGGACTCCAAAGCCACCCAAGCTTACGGCCGCGAAGAAATCGAAGAACGGCACCGACACCGGTACGAATTCAACAACGAGTATCGCAAAGCCTTCGAAGACGCTGGCATGCGATTCACCGGCCTGAGCCCCGATGGTGGGTTGGTCGAGATCGTCGAAATTGATTCGCACCCTTGGTTCTTGGCGGCTCAGTTCCACCCAGAATTCAAAAGCAAGCCATTGAAGTCACATCCGTTGTTCACCGATTTCATTGAAGCAGCGATCAACCGACGCAAGCATCGCGTCACCGAAGAAATTGCCGCGGAGACAGAGAAGCCAGCCGCTTCCTGA
- a CDS encoding DUF1844 domain-containing protein: MTNSDPKENETDESPQIVVDSDWKEQVAKERETLANQPDAELSDDSASESTEPPPESAPGGGLPPASFEVLVSMLFTQGMSSLGQIPMPGQEAGRIDKPMAKHSIDTLEVLAEKTKGNLSDDESKMLTEATHALRMAYVSTRG; encoded by the coding sequence ATGACAAACTCTGATCCAAAAGAAAACGAAACAGACGAGTCTCCTCAAATCGTGGTGGACTCGGATTGGAAAGAACAGGTCGCGAAAGAGCGAGAAACTCTGGCCAACCAACCCGACGCCGAGCTCAGCGATGACTCTGCGTCCGAGTCCACAGAACCACCCCCCGAATCGGCTCCGGGCGGCGGGCTTCCTCCGGCCAGTTTCGAAGTCCTCGTGTCCATGCTGTTCACGCAGGGCATGAGTTCGCTCGGCCAAATCCCGATGCCGGGGCAAGAAGCGGGCCGCATCGACAAGCCGATGGCGAAACACTCGATCGACACGTTGGAAGTGTTGGCAGAGAAAACGAAGGGCAATTTGTCCGACGACGAATCGAAGATGCTGACCGAGGCCACGCACGCGTTGAGGATGGCCTACGTCAGCACACGCGGTTAG